A stretch of Camelina sativa cultivar DH55 chromosome 18, Cs, whole genome shotgun sequence DNA encodes these proteins:
- the LOC104760619 gene encoding malate dehydrogenase, cytoplasmic 2, translating to MAKEPVRVLVTGAAGQIGYALVPMIARGIMLGADQPVILHMLDIPPAAEALNGVKMELIDAAFPLLKGVVATTDAVEGCTGVNVAVMVGGFPRKEGMERKDVMSKNVSIYKSQAAALEKHAAPNCKVLVVANPANTNALILKEFAPSIPEKNITCLTRLDHNRALGQVSERLSVPVSDVKNVIIWGNHSSTQYPDVNHATVKTSSGEKPVRELVKNDEWLNGEFISTVQQRGAAIIKARKLSSALSAASSACDHIRDWVVGTPEGTFVSMGVYSDGSYNVPSGLIYSFPVTCRNGEWTIVQGLPIDEVSRKKMDLTAEELKEEKDLAYSCLS from the exons ATGGCGAAGGAACCAGTTCGTGTTCTTGTTACCGGAGCTGCAG GACAAATCGGATATGCTCTTGTACCTATGATTGCAAGGGGGATAATGCTTGGTGCTGACCAGCCTGTGATCCTCCACATGCTTGATATCCCTCCAGCAGCAGAAGCTTTGAACGGTGTGAAGATGGAGTTGATCGATGCTGCTTTCCCACTTTTGAAAG GTGTGGTGGCTACAACTGATGCTGTTGAGGGTTGTACTGGTGTCAATGTTGCTGTCATGGTTGGTGGATTCCCAAGGAAGGAAGGAATGGAGAGGAAGGATGTCATGTCCAAGAACGTTTCCATTTACAAGTCTCAAGCTGCTGCCTTGGAGAAGCATGCTGCACCAAACTGCAAG GTTCTGGTCGTTGCAAACCCTGCAAACACCAATGCCTTGATCTTGAAAGAATTTGCACCTTCGATCCCAGAGAAGAACATCACTTGCTTGACCAGGCTTGACCACAACAGGGCATTGGGACAGGTCTCTGAGAGGTTAAGCGTGCCAGTGTCTGATGTCAAGAACGTGATTATTTGGGGAAACCACTCATCAACCCAATACCCAGATGTCAACCATGCTACCGTCAAGACTTCTTCTGGAGAGAAGCCAGTGCGTGAGCTAGTCAAGAACGACGAGTg GTTGAATGGAGAGTTCATCAGCACCGTTCAACAACGTGGAGCTGCCATTATCAAGGCCAGGAAGCTGTCTAGTGCGCTCTCTGCAGCTAGCTCTGCTTGTGATCATATTCGTGATTGGGTAGTTGGAACTCCCGAG GGCACATTTGTTTCAATGGGCGTATATTCAGATGGATCATACAACGTTCCGTCTGGACTTATCTACTCTTTCCCCGTAACCTGCCGTAATGGAGAGTGGACCATTGTTCAag GTTTACCAATTGATGAAGTatcaaggaagaagatggatttgACAGCAGAGGAGTTGAAGGAGGAGAAGGACCTCGCTTACTCTTGCCTCTCGTAA
- the LOC104760620 gene encoding casein kinase 1-like protein 8, which produces MDRVVGGKYKLGRKLGSGSFGELFLGVNVQTGEEVAVKLEPARARHPQLHYESKLYMLLQGGTGIPHLKWYGVEGEFNCMVIDLLGPSMEDLFNYCSRRFNLKTVLMLADQMINRVEYMHVRGFLHRDIKPDNFLMGLGRKANQVYIIDYGLAKKYRDLQTHRHIPYRENKNLTGTARYASVNTHLGIEQSRRDDLESLGYVLMYFLRGSLPWQGLRAGTKKQKYDKISEKKRLTPVEVLCKSFPPEFTSYFLYVRSLRFEDKPDYPYLKRLFRDLFIREGYQFDYVFDWTILKYPQFSSGSSSSSKPRSSLRPALNPPVPTVERPDRPSAGAGNDSRDRFSGALEAYARRNGSGSGAVQTDRSRPRTSENVLASSKDTTPQNYERVVERPISSTRHASSSRKAVVSSVRATSSADFTENRSSRVIPNNGRSSTAQRTQLVPDPTSRPSSSSFARAAPSRTARDITLQSFELLTIGNGKRK; this is translated from the exons ATGGATCGTGTTGTTGGTGGCAAGTATAAGCTTGGACGTAAACTTGGAAGTGGATCATTTGGTGAACTTTTTCTAG GGGTGAATGTGCAAACTGGTGAAGAAGTGGCTGTGAAGCTT GAGCCTGCACGGGCTAGGCATCCTCAACTTCATTATGAGTCAAAGCTCTATATGCTTCTTCAAGGAGGAA CTGGGATTCCGCACCTAAAATGGTATGGGGTTGAGGGTGAATTCAACTGCATGGTGATTGACCTTTTGGGTCCGAGCATGGAggatttatttaattattgcagTCGGAGGTTCAATCTAAAGACAGTTCTAATGCTCGCAGATCAGATG ATAAATAGAGTTGAGTATATGCATGTCCGGGGATTTCTTCATCGTGACATTAAGCCAGATAACTTTTTGATGGGTCTTGGACGCAAAGCAAACCAG GTCTACATCATTGACTACGGACTTGCGAAAAAGTACAGAGATCTTCAAACTCATAGGCACATTCCCTACag GGAAAACAAGAATCTTACTGGAACAGCTAGATATGCAAGTGTTAACACTCATCTTGGAATTG AGCAAAGTAGGAGGGACGATCTGGAATCTCTTGGTTACGTGCTTATGTATTTTCTTCGAGGAAG TCTTCCTTGGCAAGGCCTTCGTGCGGGTACCAAAAAGCAGAAGTATGACAAGATCAGTGAAAAGAAAAGGCTTACACCTGTAGAG GTTCTCTGTAAATCCTTTCCACCTGAGTTCACATCATACTTCCTCTATGTACGATCATTGCGGTTTGAAGACAAACCTGATTATCCATACCTAAAGAGGCTATTCAGGGATCTCTTCATTCGAGAAG GTTATCAGTTTGATTATGTATTTGATTGGACAATCTTGAAGTATCCACAGTTCAGTTCCGGCTCCAGCTCCAGCTCCAAACCAAGA TCAAGTCTGAGACCAGCTTTGAATCCTCCAGTACCAACTGTCGAAAGACCAGATAGACCTTCAG CTGGAGCTGGGAACGACAGTCGCGATAGATTTTCGGGTGCCTTAGAGGCATATGCTAGAAGAAATGGCTCAGGAAGTGGCGCGGTTCAAACTGATCGATCTAGACCAAGAACCTCAGAGAATGTATTAGCATCATCAAAGGATACAACACCG CAAAACTATGAGAGAGTCGTCGAAAGACCAATCTCTTCAACAAGACACGCAAGTTCTTCAAGAAAAGCTGTTGTCTCGAGCGTTCGAGCCACTTCTTCAGCTGATTTCACAGAGAACCGTTCGAGCAGAGTCATTCCAAACAATGGCCGTTCCTCAACAGCTCAAAGGACTCAGCTTGTTCCTGACCCGACCTCTAgaccatcgtcttcttcttttgcccGAGCTGCGCCGTCGAGGACTGCTCGTGATATCACGCTCCAGAGCTTTGAGCTACTCACCATAGGGAATGGGAAGAGGAAGTGA